In the genome of Fuerstiella sp., one region contains:
- a CDS encoding protein arginine kinase, with the protein MSADDKKETEFLDDLAKSSGAWLRGDGPDADIVVSSRIRLARNVAGFPFMAKADDDVRLRLVETLRSAVTAASSSQNFQFLNIALLEELDAQLLMERQLISRELADMNGPRGVIVGPGEHVSVMLNEEDHLRIQVLQSGYALKECWKTADELDTGIEKSVTYAFDEEFGYLTACPTNVGTGIRVSVMMHLPGLRMTREIQKVNQAAQKINLAVRGLYGEGSQALGDFFQISNQMTLGCPEQELIDNMMEVVPQIVGYERRVRDLLCRENRQALDDKISRARAILTGARSISSDETMHLLSNLRMGINLGIIEDISIGDVNALFVHTQPSHLQKLHGGPLKTAERNAARAGFLRNRLGSL; encoded by the coding sequence GTGTCCGCGGATGACAAAAAAGAGACTGAATTTCTGGACGATCTGGCAAAGTCCAGTGGGGCATGGCTTCGTGGTGACGGACCTGATGCCGATATCGTGGTCTCCAGTCGGATTCGTCTGGCTCGAAATGTGGCTGGATTTCCGTTCATGGCAAAAGCCGACGATGACGTCCGGCTGCGACTTGTCGAGACACTTCGGTCTGCTGTGACAGCTGCGAGTTCCAGTCAGAATTTTCAGTTTTTGAATATTGCCCTGCTTGAGGAACTCGACGCTCAACTGCTCATGGAACGTCAGCTGATCAGTCGTGAACTGGCCGATATGAACGGTCCGCGTGGAGTGATTGTGGGGCCGGGTGAACACGTGAGCGTTATGCTTAACGAGGAAGACCATCTGAGGATCCAGGTGCTGCAGAGCGGTTATGCTCTCAAAGAGTGCTGGAAGACTGCCGACGAACTGGATACCGGTATTGAAAAGTCGGTGACATATGCCTTTGACGAAGAATTCGGATATCTGACCGCGTGTCCAACCAATGTGGGGACAGGAATCCGCGTCAGTGTCATGATGCATCTGCCAGGTCTGCGAATGACCCGTGAGATTCAAAAGGTCAACCAGGCGGCTCAAAAAATTAACCTCGCAGTACGCGGTCTGTATGGGGAAGGCAGTCAGGCACTGGGTGATTTCTTTCAGATCTCGAATCAGATGACGCTTGGGTGTCCTGAACAGGAATTGATCGACAACATGATGGAGGTTGTTCCTCAGATCGTCGGGTACGAGCGACGCGTTCGCGATTTGTTGTGCCGCGAAAACCGTCAGGCCCTCGACGACAAGATTTCTCGCGCGCGAGCCATTCTCACAGGTGCCCGGTCGATCAGTTCCGACGAAACCATGCATTTGCTGTCGAATCTGCGCATGGGGATTAACCTGGGCATCATCGAAGATATCAGCATCGGTGATGTCAATGCGTTGTTTGTGCATACTCAGCCAAGTCATCTGCAGAAGCTGCACGGTGGACCACTCAAAACAGCTGAACGCAATGCAGCGCGAGCCGGATTTCTGCGCAATCGACTTGGCAGCCTTTAA
- a CDS encoding UbiD family decarboxylase, whose protein sequence is MGYRNLRQCVDDLQKTRQLVRIDEEIDADLEAAEVQRRVYAAGGPAIFFANVRHCSFPMVSNLFGTMDRARYIFRDAIHGVEALIALKKSPPAVLKTPWKLPEILRTLVSMRPALRRSGPVMECRTTIDQLPQLRSWPMDAGAFITLPQVYSEHPDQPGYFRSNLGMYRIQLSGNRYQINEQIGLHYQIHRSIAGHHAAALKRGESLPVNIFVGGPPAMTLSAVMPLPDGIPEVAFAGALSRRAIRMVRQASGPLVCAEADFCISGTISDEQMPEGPFGDHLGYYSLAHDFPVLNVNKVRHRRDAVWPFTVVGRPPQEDTVFGELIHELTGPAIPAVLPGVKAVHAVDASGVHPLLLAVGSERYVPWAKTTDRYPQELLTLANAILGQGQLSLAKYLLIAAEGDDPQPDIHDIRSFLMHVLKRVDLTRDLHFQTRTTIDTLDYTGSGLNRGSKLVIAAAGPERRQLATHLPPDLKLPDRFRDPIVCLPGVLAVTAPQWSAEAHGTDPAVAEFCEAMEPADGLDEFPLIVLADDSQFCAESLNNLLWVTFTRSNPASDISGIRAFHQDKHWGCRGSLVIDARIKAHMAPPLIPDPQVSARVDRLFRRSGPLHGIASQR, encoded by the coding sequence ATGGGATATCGTAACCTTCGGCAGTGTGTGGATGACCTGCAGAAGACCAGGCAGCTGGTTCGTATCGACGAAGAAATCGATGCGGATCTGGAAGCGGCAGAGGTCCAGCGTCGTGTTTATGCGGCCGGCGGTCCTGCAATATTTTTTGCAAACGTTCGCCACTGTTCGTTTCCGATGGTGAGCAACCTGTTCGGGACGATGGACCGGGCAAGGTATATTTTTCGTGATGCCATTCACGGCGTTGAAGCCCTGATTGCTTTAAAGAAATCACCGCCGGCTGTCCTGAAAACTCCCTGGAAACTGCCGGAAATTCTGAGAACTCTGGTTTCCATGCGGCCTGCTCTCCGTCGGTCCGGTCCGGTCATGGAATGTCGGACCACGATTGATCAGCTGCCGCAGCTAAGGTCGTGGCCGATGGATGCGGGTGCGTTCATCACACTGCCACAGGTCTATTCCGAACACCCCGATCAGCCAGGCTATTTTCGTTCGAACCTTGGTATGTACCGTATCCAGCTCAGTGGCAACAGGTACCAAATCAATGAGCAGATCGGACTGCATTATCAGATTCATCGCAGTATTGCCGGACATCATGCAGCCGCATTGAAACGTGGCGAATCTCTGCCGGTTAATATCTTCGTGGGCGGCCCTCCGGCCATGACTCTTTCGGCCGTTATGCCGCTGCCCGATGGTATACCGGAGGTCGCATTTGCCGGTGCACTGTCGCGTCGAGCCATTCGCATGGTGCGACAGGCCTCCGGTCCCCTGGTCTGTGCCGAGGCTGATTTCTGTATCAGCGGAACCATCTCTGACGAACAAATGCCGGAAGGTCCCTTCGGTGATCATCTGGGTTACTACAGTCTGGCCCATGATTTTCCGGTTCTTAACGTGAACAAAGTGCGGCATCGCCGGGACGCCGTCTGGCCGTTCACCGTCGTCGGTCGTCCACCACAGGAAGACACCGTCTTCGGAGAACTGATTCATGAACTGACGGGCCCGGCTATCCCGGCCGTACTGCCCGGCGTGAAAGCGGTTCACGCTGTGGATGCGTCCGGTGTGCATCCCCTGCTTTTGGCGGTTGGCAGTGAACGCTACGTGCCGTGGGCAAAAACAACCGACCGCTATCCTCAGGAATTGCTCACACTGGCCAACGCCATACTCGGTCAGGGACAGTTGTCTCTGGCAAAATATCTGTTGATTGCTGCGGAGGGAGATGATCCTCAACCCGATATTCACGACATTCGTTCATTTCTGATGCATGTGCTGAAACGCGTGGATCTGACGCGTGATCTGCATTTCCAGACACGGACCACGATCGACACACTGGACTACACTGGTTCCGGATTGAATCGCGGCTCCAAACTGGTGATTGCTGCGGCAGGTCCGGAACGTCGTCAACTGGCAACGCATCTGCCGCCGGATCTGAAACTACCGGACCGATTTCGTGATCCGATCGTCTGTCTTCCGGGGGTGCTGGCTGTGACTGCACCGCAGTGGTCCGCAGAAGCACACGGAACAGATCCGGCTGTGGCCGAATTTTGCGAGGCAATGGAACCAGCAGACGGGCTGGATGAGTTCCCGCTGATTGTTCTGGCAGATGACAGTCAATTTTGTGCGGAGTCACTGAACAACCTGTTGTGGGTAACGTTTACGCGGTCAAATCCTGCATCAGATATCAGTGGGATCAGGGCGTTTCACCAGGATAAACACTGGGGCTGCCGCGGCAGCCTGGTCATTGATGCGCGGATTAAAGCTCACATGGCACCACCGCTGATCCCTGATCCGCAGGTTTCCGCGCGTGTTGACCGACTGTTTCGCAGAAGTGGACCGTTGCACGGAATCGCTAGTCAGCGTTGA
- a CDS encoding DUF1080 domain-containing protein: protein MKNTTVIVITGLMSWITTHSMAQAEKGTAFLDAESAGPDFKVQGEYTGLVGGTVKIAAQIIALGDGRFEGILYAAGLPGDGWDGKLRFHLKGERQGDVSHFAGAHGERLKFVNENFSGRIVDGIFTGRATMFRNVVDDHEFRMHRVQRESPTLGAKPPQNAIVLFDGSDVDEWIDGTLEEGGLLGIGTVSRRHFGSVMFHIEFRTPFMPFDRGMKRGNSGVYVKNEYEIQVVDSFGWNSSNRKFERLSGFGRCGGLHEMLKPRINVCFPPLSWQTYDIDYTMARFNDAGEKLAPALLTVRHNGVLIHDRVVLPATPAESPTTNERATGPLFLQNHRDPVRYRNIWAVPRS, encoded by the coding sequence ATGAAGAACACGACCGTTATCGTCATTACGGGACTGATGTCCTGGATCACCACGCACAGCATGGCTCAGGCTGAAAAGGGAACTGCGTTTCTTGACGCCGAGTCTGCCGGGCCGGACTTTAAAGTGCAGGGTGAGTACACAGGTCTGGTGGGAGGCACCGTGAAAATTGCGGCGCAGATCATCGCCCTTGGAGACGGACGGTTTGAAGGAATCCTGTATGCCGCTGGTCTGCCTGGTGATGGATGGGACGGGAAACTTCGCTTTCATCTGAAGGGAGAACGCCAGGGGGACGTTTCGCATTTCGCAGGGGCGCACGGAGAACGACTCAAATTCGTCAACGAAAATTTCTCCGGTCGCATCGTTGACGGAATCTTTACCGGTCGGGCCACTATGTTCCGAAATGTTGTGGACGATCACGAATTCCGCATGCACAGAGTGCAGCGGGAATCCCCCACGCTGGGAGCAAAGCCGCCGCAGAATGCGATTGTTCTGTTTGACGGCAGCGACGTCGATGAATGGATCGACGGTACGCTTGAGGAGGGTGGTTTGCTTGGTATTGGAACCGTGTCCCGGCGGCATTTCGGCAGCGTGATGTTTCACATTGAGTTTCGCACTCCGTTCATGCCGTTCGATCGAGGCATGAAACGCGGCAACAGCGGAGTTTACGTCAAGAACGAATATGAAATTCAGGTGGTGGATTCGTTTGGGTGGAATTCGAGCAATCGAAAGTTCGAACGACTCTCAGGATTCGGTCGTTGCGGCGGGCTTCACGAAATGCTGAAACCGCGGATCAATGTGTGTTTTCCGCCGCTGTCCTGGCAGACTTATGACATTGATTACACCATGGCTCGTTTCAACGACGCCGGTGAGAAACTGGCCCCTGCCCTGCTCACCGTGCGCCACAATGGTGTGCTGATTCACGATCGGGTGGTGCTGCCTGCGACTCCGGCGGAGAGTCCCACTACGAACGAGCGTGCGACCGGCCCGCTGTTTTTGCAGAACCACCGTGATCCGGTGCGCTACCGAAATATCTGGGCCGTTCCCAGGTCCTGA
- a CDS encoding MBL fold metallo-hydrolase has translation MTDKLTQLSEHLYRFTDTCNVYVITDGDSGLLIDTGSGEIVEHLDEISVRQVEWVLHTHHHRDQCSGTPRLQDHGAKVAVPEYERHLFDQVELFWQMRRTYDNYNDRNTFFSVGTDIAVDEVLQDYETFRWRGYEFHVLPAKGHTLGSSALLVQVDGRMLAFTGDLMSAGGKLYQLHAMEYCYGSMEGILFTLQSIQALRKKSLDIAYPSHGEPISAVTRDIDVLERRLMDCTELGRGMRVAGRDSLPEPIFLPEPKFIPLSRHLLWGGVWTCSNFYVVLSESGKALFVDYGHAFAPHMHTGADHDGLESMRFVEHHLDELRDDYGVTDFDLVVPTHIHDDHTCGIPYLQRHHGTRCWALEQVGQVLADPAAWASTPCTFPKPIRIDRWLKDGETFQWEEYEFEIHFAPGQTEFHSVYAGLIDGRKVAFTGDNYFTAEVYAGGKTEMRPYQTTVLRNSFQLGMHRRCAEVMRRVNPELICPGHRDVHQCNKQELDTYCDFIVQKEQVFRELVGEPADHYIDLFWSRLIPWLSVVEPGETVEYRLLLRNNFERSARYEARLRPPSGWDTSPEFQTLTLEAGGRGELQLSATAPPQADSTRRLLTAEIRVDGQSHGAVSEALVTVRPPQS, from the coding sequence ATGACCGACAAACTGACTCAACTGTCCGAACACCTGTACCGGTTTACCGATACCTGCAACGTATACGTGATTACCGATGGCGACAGCGGGCTGCTGATTGACACCGGGTCCGGTGAGATTGTTGAGCATCTTGATGAAATTTCAGTCCGACAGGTGGAATGGGTTCTGCATACACATCATCACCGTGACCAGTGTTCCGGAACTCCCCGTCTGCAGGACCACGGAGCCAAAGTTGCAGTCCCCGAGTACGAACGACATCTATTCGATCAGGTCGAACTGTTTTGGCAGATGCGCCGCACATACGACAACTACAACGACCGCAATACATTCTTTTCGGTCGGTACGGATATCGCCGTCGACGAAGTGCTGCAGGATTATGAAACGTTCCGGTGGCGCGGATACGAGTTTCACGTTCTGCCTGCCAAGGGGCATACACTGGGATCCAGTGCGCTGCTTGTCCAGGTGGATGGCCGCATGCTCGCGTTTACCGGTGATCTGATGAGTGCCGGGGGGAAACTGTATCAGCTTCATGCGATGGAATACTGTTACGGGTCGATGGAAGGCATCCTGTTCACTCTGCAGTCGATTCAGGCGCTGCGCAAAAAATCACTCGACATCGCCTATCCGTCTCATGGGGAACCGATCTCAGCGGTCACACGAGACATCGATGTCCTCGAACGCCGACTGATGGACTGCACAGAACTGGGACGCGGAATGCGTGTGGCAGGTCGCGACAGTCTGCCCGAACCGATTTTCCTTCCGGAGCCAAAATTTATCCCGCTGTCACGGCATCTGTTGTGGGGTGGAGTCTGGACCTGTTCGAACTTTTATGTCGTGTTGAGCGAATCCGGCAAAGCCCTGTTTGTGGATTACGGACATGCGTTCGCACCACACATGCACACCGGTGCCGATCACGATGGCCTGGAAAGCATGCGGTTTGTCGAACACCACCTGGACGAATTGCGCGATGATTATGGTGTCACGGACTTCGATCTGGTGGTTCCCACACACATTCACGATGATCACACCTGCGGTATTCCGTATCTACAAAGGCATCACGGGACCAGGTGCTGGGCACTTGAACAGGTCGGTCAGGTGCTGGCCGATCCCGCAGCATGGGCAAGTACGCCCTGTACCTTTCCAAAACCGATTCGTATCGATCGCTGGCTGAAGGACGGTGAGACATTTCAGTGGGAAGAATACGAATTCGAAATCCACTTTGCTCCGGGACAAACGGAATTCCATTCCGTTTACGCCGGTTTGATCGACGGACGCAAGGTGGCGTTTACCGGAGACAATTACTTCACTGCTGAAGTGTATGCAGGTGGCAAAACAGAAATGCGTCCCTATCAGACAACTGTTCTGCGAAACAGCTTCCAGTTAGGGATGCATCGTCGCTGCGCCGAAGTGATGCGCCGAGTTAATCCTGAGCTGATTTGTCCGGGACACCGCGACGTGCATCAGTGCAACAAGCAGGAGCTGGATACTTACTGCGACTTCATTGTCCAAAAGGAACAGGTCTTTCGTGAACTTGTTGGCGAACCGGCAGACCACTACATCGATTTGTTTTGGTCACGACTGATTCCCTGGCTCAGCGTGGTGGAACCCGGTGAAACCGTTGAATACCGACTGCTGTTGAGAAACAACTTCGAACGATCGGCGCGGTATGAGGCTCGACTGCGGCCACCATCGGGCTGGGACACGTCTCCGGAGTTTCAAACGCTGACGCTGGAGGCAGGCGGACGCGGTGAACTGCAACTGAGTGCCACGGCGCCGCCGCAGGCAGACAGCACTCGCCGATTGCTCACTGCGGAGATCCGAGTGGACGGACAGTCCCACGGTGCTGTCAGTGAGGCGTTGGTTACCGTCAGGCCCCCTCAGTCGTAA
- a CDS encoding zinc ribbon domain-containing protein: MSRFCPADSFNCPHCGKELPAEANRCRRCGASNECGWQESCEEFIEDGYTEDDTFDYEAFVEREFGNSDRPATEQTKNFWIQLVILAVVVSLLLPFAVQLLSFF; this comes from the coding sequence ATGTCCCGATTCTGTCCTGCAGATTCTTTCAATTGTCCACACTGCGGTAAGGAGTTGCCAGCAGAAGCGAACCGTTGTCGTCGCTGCGGAGCGTCAAATGAGTGTGGCTGGCAGGAGTCCTGCGAAGAGTTCATTGAGGACGGATACACGGAAGACGATACCTTTGATTACGAAGCATTCGTGGAACGTGAATTTGGCAATAGCGATCGTCCCGCGACAGAACAAACAAAAAATTTCTGGATACAACTTGTGATTTTGGCAGTCGTCGTCTCACTGCTGCTGCCGTTTGCCGTGCAATTACTGTCTTTTTTTTAG
- a CDS encoding DUF1501 domain-containing protein, whose protein sequence is MWEINQYPTHDFGHMCLLLRRVSKRGVGLFHSSRSCKRDQHGGFKVEYEPNVLTVDIFVAGLLKDLKRRGLPVDTLVFWAREPDRNSVEESREGRAINFMARPSGWLVATSKAV, encoded by the coding sequence GTGTGGGAAATAAATCAGTATCCGACCCACGACTTCGGTCATATGTGTCTGTTGCTGAGACGGGTTTCCAAGCGGGGAGTTGGATTGTTTCATTCGTCTCGCAGCTGCAAACGCGATCAGCATGGAGGATTCAAGGTGGAGTATGAACCTAACGTCCTCACGGTTGACATTTTTGTTGCCGGTTTGCTGAAGGATTTGAAACGCCGCGGTCTACCCGTTGATACACTGGTCTTTTGGGCCAGGGAGCCTGACAGAAATTCGGTCGAGGAAAGCAGGGAAGGACGAGCCATCAATTTTATGGCGAGACCCTCTGGATGGCTGGTGGCGACGTCAAAGGCGGTGTGA
- a CDS encoding redoxin domain-containing protein: protein MNCHRNYPWYKGWQNTFQQQGFTALGIHTPESTEEKDLESVRQRAAEQQLDFPILVDNQKQNWDAWGNSMWPSTYLIDKQGYVRYWWYGELNYRQQGVQKILRQRIEELLSE, encoded by the coding sequence GTGAACTGCCATCGGAATTACCCTTGGTACAAGGGTTGGCAGAACACGTTTCAGCAGCAGGGTTTTACGGCCCTGGGAATTCACACTCCTGAATCAACCGAAGAAAAGGATCTCGAATCTGTTCGGCAGCGGGCTGCCGAACAGCAATTGGACTTTCCGATTCTGGTTGACAATCAAAAACAGAACTGGGACGCCTGGGGGAACTCGATGTGGCCCAGCACCTATTTGATTGATAAACAGGGGTACGTGCGCTACTGGTGGTACGGGGAACTGAACTACCGGCAACAGGGTGTCCAAAAAATTTTGCGTCAGCGAATTGAGGAACTGCTGAGCGAATAA
- a CDS encoding cyclase family protein, translating to MIKQYRSVVLLMLGVVLGVLLTQIGPQLLKTSLANTATGQDDTLLAAATLESTREYTGSETPIGKKWWPSKWGANDQRGAANLMTAEKVLEAQQLINTGKVYQLGRVYERDMPTFPMRTFRLTIPAFRAAPRGPNMQVGRDEFFVGEIGQMGTQLDGMGHVGVRLPDGDTWYNGHKSTDIESAYGLKKLGIENVGVFFTRAVLADVVSYRNVDRLPVGYEISLDELQGTLEQQQTTIGAGDVVLIRTGHSKAWITENEVYNSGQPGIGMEAAQWLVEQNITMVGADNWGIEVDPPPSGRAIEVHQHMITRNGIYFLENLDLEELAADKVYESAFVFAPLRLKGATGSPGNPIAVR from the coding sequence ATGATTAAACAATATCGTTCCGTTGTTTTGCTGATGTTGGGCGTTGTGTTGGGTGTTCTGCTGACACAAATCGGACCGCAGTTGCTAAAGACGTCTTTGGCGAACACCGCCACCGGGCAGGACGACACTTTACTCGCGGCTGCGACCCTCGAATCGACGCGGGAATACACCGGCAGTGAGACTCCCATCGGAAAAAAATGGTGGCCGTCGAAATGGGGTGCGAACGATCAGCGGGGTGCTGCCAATCTGATGACGGCAGAAAAAGTTCTCGAAGCTCAACAACTGATTAACACCGGAAAGGTTTACCAGCTGGGACGTGTGTATGAGCGTGACATGCCCACGTTTCCGATGCGTACTTTTCGACTCACGATCCCCGCGTTCCGGGCGGCACCACGCGGCCCCAATATGCAGGTGGGACGTGATGAATTTTTTGTTGGCGAAATCGGACAAATGGGTACGCAACTGGACGGCATGGGGCACGTCGGTGTGCGTTTGCCGGACGGTGACACGTGGTACAACGGCCACAAATCGACCGATATCGAAAGCGCCTACGGTTTGAAAAAACTGGGCATCGAAAACGTGGGAGTTTTCTTCACCCGTGCGGTGCTTGCGGATGTTGTGTCCTATCGAAATGTGGATCGGCTGCCGGTTGGTTATGAGATTTCCCTGGACGAGCTGCAGGGAACGCTTGAGCAGCAACAGACGACGATTGGTGCCGGTGATGTGGTCCTGATCCGCACCGGACATTCCAAGGCATGGATCACAGAGAACGAAGTGTATAACTCAGGACAGCCCGGGATCGGGATGGAGGCGGCTCAGTGGCTTGTGGAGCAAAACATTACCATGGTGGGGGCTGACAACTGGGGTATTGAGGTCGATCCGCCACCCAGCGGCAGAGCCATTGAAGTCCATCAGCACATGATCACAAGAAACGGCATCTACTTTCTTGAGAACCTTGATCTGGAGGAGCTTGCCGCTGACAAAGTTTACGAATCCGCCTTTGTGTTCGCTCCGCTGCGGTTGAAAGGAGCCACCGGATCGCCCGGAAATCCGATCGCCGTGCGTTAA